A region of Muntiacus reevesi chromosome 11, mMunRee1.1, whole genome shotgun sequence DNA encodes the following proteins:
- the LACC1 gene encoding purine nucleoside phosphorylase LACC1, whose translation MAEAVLIDLFGLKLNSQKNCHQTLLKTLNAVRYHHGAKAKFFCIMCCSNISCDHDNCELETGNGLSALLREFETVSNPSMAASLYIIKQKVDEKNLSSIKVIVPVHRKTLMKAFIDRLFTDVYNFEFEDLQMTLKGGLLKQSTEVNIITAQELEAIQNEIETYLRSLPALKGELTIITSPLIPDTFIHGFTTRTGGISYIPTLSSFNLFSSSKRRDPKAVVQENLRRLGKAAGFNANKFYQIKTDHANDVWIMGRKEPESYDGITTNQKGVTIAALGADCIPIVFADPVKKACGVAHSGWKGTLLGVAMATVNAMRAEYGCSLEDIIVVLGPSVGPCCFTLPRESAKAFHNLDPGCVRLFDSPNPCVDIRKATRILLERGGILPQNIQDQNQDLNLCTSCHPDKFFSHVRDGPNFGTQIGFISVRE comes from the exons ATGGCAGAAGCAGTGTTGATTGATCTCTTTGGTTTGAAACTGAACTCTCAGAAAAACTGTCATCAGACATTATTAAAGACATTGAATGCGGTCAGATACCACCATGGTGCCAAGGCCAAGTTCTTTTGCATAATGTGTTGTAGTAACATCAGCTGTGACCATGATAATTGTGAATTAGAAACAGGCAATGGATTATCAGCTCTCTTGAGAGAATTTGAGACTGTTAGCAATCCCAGCATGGCTGCCTCTTTGTATATAATTAAACAAAAAGTTGATGAAAAAAATTTGAGTAGCATTAAGGTAATTGTGCCTGTGCACCGGAAGACATTAATGAAGGCTTTCATTGACCGACTCTTTACTGATGTTTACAATTTTGAGTTTGAAGATTTACAGATGACTTTGAAGGGAGGTCTCTTGAAACAGTCTACTGAAGTAAACATAATCACAGCTCAAGAACTAGAAGCAATCCAGAATGAAATAGAAACATATTTGAGAAGTTTGCCAGCATTGAAGGGAGAATTAACCATTATCACATCTCCTTTGATCCCAG ATACTTTCATACATGGATTTACTACAAGAACAGGTGGGATATCTTACATACCAACTCTTAGCTCATTCAATCTCTTCAGTAGTTCCAAACGGAGAGATCCCAAGGCTGTTGTTCAAGAAAATCTGCGTAGGTTGGGGAAGGCTGCAGGATTTAATGCGAATAAATTTTACCAAATAAAG ACTGATCATGCCAATGATGTCTGGATTATGGGAAGGAAGGAGCCTGAATCTTATGATGGAATCACCACAAATCAAAAAGGAGTCACGATAGCAGCTCTTGGTGCTGACTGTATTCCGATAGTTTTTGCAGATCCTGTCAAAAAAGCATGTGGGGTTGCTCACTCTG GTTGGAAAGGTACCTTGTTAGGTGTCGCTATGGCTACAGTGAACGCTATGAGAGCAGAATACGGCTGCAGTTTGGAAGACATTATTGTTGTACTAGGGCCTTCAGTTGGACCGTGCTGTTTTACTCTTCCAAGGGAATCAGCAAAGGCGTTTCATAATCTTGATCCCGGATGTGTACGGCTGTTTGACTCACCAAATCCCTGTGTTGACATCCGTAAAGCCACTAG GATTCTTCTTGAACGGGGAGGAATTCTACCACAGAATATTCAGGACCAAAACCAGGATCTCAACCTCTGTACGTCTTGTCATCCTGACAAGTTTTTCTCCCATGTCCGAGATGGTCCTAACTTTGGTACACAGATTGGCTTCATCTCAGTTAGAGAATGA